The sequence AGGCGTCCTGGTACACCTTCATCAGCGGACTCCAGCTGGTATTGACGGAGTTGGTCAGCGGTTTGAGGGTCGTCGGCTCGTTGAACACCTGGAGTGTCGCGATGATCGAGAAGAAGAAGGTCAGCACCAGCGAGGACGCCACCATCGGGATCTTGATCTTCAGCGCGACCTGCAGCGGGGTGGCGCCGTCCAGCTTCGCCGCCTCGTACACCTCGGCCGGGATGGACCGCAGCGAGGTGTAGATGACGATCATGTTGAACCCGGTGCCGCCCCAGACCGCGATGTTCGACAGGGCGAGATAGAGCGGACCGCCGTCCAGCAGGTTCGGCTGCGGCAGATGGAGCTTGCCGAGCACGTAGTAGAAGGGGCTGACGTCCGGCAGGTACAGGAAGCCCCACAGCAGCGCCGCCACCACGCCGGGGATGGCGTACGGCAGGAAGATCGCGAGCCGGGTGAACGGGGCGAGCCGCACCTTCTCGGAGTCCAGCATCAGCGCGAACAGCAGGGCGAGGCCCAGCATCACCGGGACGACGATGCAGCCGTAGCCGAGCACGCGCAGCGCGCCGTGCAGCAGCGCGCTGTCCTTGAAGGCCTCGGTGTAGTTCTCGAAGCCGGCCCAGACCTCGCTCCGGGCGTTCGCGCCGAGCCCGAGCCCGGAGATGTGTGTCTTGCGGAAGCTGAGGAAGAGGGCGTAGCCGATGGGCAGCGCGAAGAAGAGGGCGAACAGAACG comes from Streptomyces sp. FXJ1.172 and encodes:
- a CDS encoding carbohydrate ABC transporter permease, with the translated sequence MTSTANRKPYGVKGAPYAFLLPAAVLFALFFALPIGYALFLSFRKTHISGLGLGANARSEVWAGFENYTEAFKDSALLHGALRVLGYGCIVVPVMLGLALLFALMLDSEKVRLAPFTRLAIFLPYAIPGVVAALLWGFLYLPDVSPFYYVLGKLHLPQPNLLDGGPLYLALSNIAVWGGTGFNMIVIYTSLRSIPAEVYEAAKLDGATPLQVALKIKIPMVASSLVLTFFFSIIATLQVFNEPTTLKPLTNSVNTSWSPLMKVYQDAFHRNDIYSAAAEAVLIAIVTLLLSFGFLRAANRRNKRDDSQGAVR